A stretch of DNA from Actinomycetes bacterium:
TCATGTTCGACACGATGGATGCCTACGATCGCGCCGACTTCGATCGCCTCGCAGAGATCTATGCCGAGGATGCGCAGTGGATCAATGCCGACCCCAAGGGCCCGCACTGCCGCAACCGCGACGACATCTTCACCATGTTCCGCCAGCGCATGGAAACCGGGATCAGAATCGGGTTCGACGAGCTGCGCTCCACGCCGACCCAGGTCGTTCTGACCGCTCGGGTCGACGGCTTCGACCCTGTCGTCACCGTGTTCAGCTTTCAGGGACGTCGAATTGTGGCCATCAAGGACTACCCTTCGATGGAGGCCGCCGAGTCGGCGCTCGTGGGTCGAAGCCGGCCGCCAGCTGGCCGGTGGTGGCGCCGGTGGTGGCGTCGCTGGCGGCCAGGCTCGCGTGACTGATCGCGGAGGGGCTGTTGCCGATGGCGGTCGTCAGCGCAGCAATGACGCCGCGCTGTCGGCCAGCTGGTCGCTGTAGCCGATCACCGTGGCGCCGAAGCTCACCGGCCGGGGCGGGCGCTGCTCCCAGGTGGCGCCACGGTCGAACAGCAGAAAGTCGTAGTCCAGCCCGCCGAAGTC
This window harbors:
- a CDS encoding nuclear transport factor 2 family protein — protein: MDAQGTMRLMFDTMDAYDRADFDRLAEIYAEDAQWINADPKGPHCRNRDDIFTMFRQRMETGIRIGFDELRSTPTQVVLTARVDGFDPVVTVFSFQGRRIVAIKDYPSMEAAESALVGRSRPPAGRWWRRWWRRWRPGSRD